The Flavobacterium sp. K5-23 genome segment GAGGGTAATTTTACACATTTTGGAATTTCCATAAAAACTGATCCCGCAACTGGAAGTAAATATTATACTAATATTTTTGCCAAAATATAATTTATGTTGGTTCTTGAAAAACACGAAGTGGTTGAACTCCGTAAAAACTAAGATTGTGAAAACAGACTTAATATTATTTTCAGACGTTAATACCCTTTAATTAAGTAATAACATTATTTCTTATTGAAAACCATAACGGTATAAAGTGTCATATATTTGCACTTTTATAAATTTCATGGACCATACTTTACTTTCATCCCCTTTACAGGGATTTACCGACTTTCGTTTTAGAAATGCCCAAAACAAATATTTTGGCGGTATAGATACTTTTTATTCTCCCTACATTCGGTTAAACGGGAAGTTGGTTATTAAGCCCTCTTATCAACGTGATATTCTACCTGAAAACAATATTGGTTTAGAAGTAATACCACAAATAATTACAAACGACGCAGATGAGTTTCTATTTGTGGCCAAATATGTTCAAGAGCTTGGTTATAAAGAATTAAACTGGAACTTAGGATGCCCTTATCCAATGGTAACAAAATGCGGAATGGGATCTGGTCTTATTAGCAACACTGAAAAAATCAATCAAATACTGGACAAAGTACATTCTGAGTCGGATATAATTGTTTCTATGAAAATGCGTTTGGGTTATGAAAACTGTGAGGAAATCCTAAAAACCTTACCCATCATAGAGTCCTACCCAGTTAAGAATGTTGCTATACATGCACGTATTGGTAAGCAATTGTATAAAGGAGGAGTGAATTTAGATGCGTTTCAAGAATGTGTAGAAAACACAAAACTTAAACTGTATTACAATGGAGACATTACAACAGTAACCAAGTTTAATGAAATGCAGGAACGTTTTCCTACCATCGACCATTGGATGATAGGCAGAGGTTTAATTGCTGATCCTTTTTTACCCAGTATGATTAAAAACAATACTTCTGAATATCCCTCAAATAAAATGGAATTATTCAGTGCTTTTCATGAAACCTTATATGAAGGGTATAGTGAGTCGCTATCTGGGTCTACTCACATACTTTTGAAAATGCACCATTTATGGGAATACTTTTCTGCTATATTTTCCAATCCACACAAAGTGGCAAAAAATATAAAAAAGGCAAAAAGTATTAGGAATTATGAGGCAACCGTAAAAGAAATTATTAAAGCGGGGTAATAGAAAATATTTACATAAAAAAGGTTCAACAGTAAAGTTGAACCTTTTCTATTAAATAAGTATTATCGAACCCAATACCAAATAATACCTGGATTAGGCAACACCCATTAACTCACGCATTACAATTAGAATACTATGGCATTCTCTCTTCAATACTACCGTCATTATTGGTGCACGTTTCAAATTTTGCGTTAAGAGTAACATCGGTTTGAGTGTTTTTTTAATTCATATAAGAATAATCACCGTTAGCAGTCCATATACCACCAAAATCATTTCTTGTATTTGAGTCAATCATATATTGAAAAATACTAGTGCTAAAAACACCAATTATAAATTAGTTTATTTTTAATAAGTATTAAAACATCAATGATCATAAATTTTAAAGACCATATTTTATTTTCACTGCATTAAAATTTTGTAGAATTTCATCGGCAGTAAGTACTCTTTTATAAATTAATACTTGAGCAATGTTTCCGCTATAAAAATGAGCAGAGCCAGCTCTAGAAGACAAATACAGTTTATGACTCGTGAAATTTCCGTTGTTGTCACTATTAAGTCCAGGGACGTTTACCTTATTTGGAGCGTTACCATCAATATAAATTAAAGATTGATCGTTAGCACCTAAACTTCTATCCATAGTTGTTGATAAAAGATGCCAATTATTATCATTTATAGCAGCAACTGAATTGTATACATTATAATTTTGATTATGATCTGTAATTTGCATTTTATTGCTTGTTGAAAGAATGCCAAACGCATTATTACTATTCCAATCAACGCTATGTTCTAAAACCATTGCTGTAGCAGTAGATGCCGTTTTTAAAATGAGTTGAATGGTAAGTTTATCAGTACTAGAAAGGTCTAAATTGGTATCTGTTACAACATAATCATTTGTACCGTCAAAAATTAAAAATCCGTTGTTTGAACTACTATAACTAACACCGTTTTTTAGGGTTCCATTATTACCATTACCACTTAAATCATTCCAAGCAGTGCCAGAACCTGAATAACTAGTTATATTACTGGCATCTAAATGAAGGAATATTCCAGGAGCTAAATCGGAACTATTAATTTGTTTAGATTCACCATTTTTATTAATTCCAAAATTAGTATTTATGGCACCATTTTTATTTACAAAAGTTGGGTTTGTTCCGGTTATCTGACCGTTTTTTGTTACCACACTAACACTGGTAATAGTCAGAATGGCTGAAATGATCTGGTTGTCATAATCTTCATCATAAGCTTGACTTGCTGTAATGGTGCTAACACCAGAACCTACATAGTTTACTGTTGTACCGCTAATTGTTGCTACCGAGGGATTACTGCTTGTATAAATAATTGCCCCTGTACTGTTTGTTGTAGGAGCAGTTAGGTTAAATGGGCTTTCAAAACTTGTTTTTACAATTGAATTAAAATTACTTAATGTAGCTGGCGCAACATCTGTTACAGTAATTGTTAAGTTTTGTGTACTAATATTTCCAGTAGCATCCGTGGCCTTAACATCTAATACATAAATATTACTGCTATTTATGCTGTTTGGTGTTTCAAAATCTGGTGCTGATATAAAGGAAACAATTCCTGAACTATTGATAGAAAATTTATTCCAATCGCCGCTAGTTCCTAAACTCCATGTGACTGCTTCGTTGGCTGTAAAAGTAAAAACAGGAGTCTTGTTTTCAGGCAAAGATATACTACTTGTAGAACCGGTTGAAGAACTAGGTCCTGTAATTATTGCTGGAGTTAAATCATATAAATTAGCCGTGTTGTTAGATTGAACAACAGTAGCTTCGTTTCCTGCAAAATCGAATATAGAAGCTACTACAGGACTAATGGTGATGGTTTCTGTTCCGTTTGCAGGGACAGAAAATCCAATACCCAGTGTGAATGTAATGTTGTCTGTAGTACTAAGACTGATAGGTGTTGTTGATGATAATGTTGCTACACCGCCCGTTAAAGAAAAAGCAAAACTACTCACTGTAAGATTACCAGTTCCAAAGGCTGTATTATAAACTCGCTTACTGAAAGTAACACTAAACGTGCTGTTGTTCGACGCAAGAGCTCTAGTAGTAATAATTGGGGCCGTCAAGTCACTTTCCATGTCACCATCGGTAATCGTCCAGCCTTTCGTGTCTGTAAGGTACGCACGAGCCGCAACTATATTGGGTTCGTTTGAATATTTACTTGTACCAAAGTGAATGGTTAGACTAGAAGGGATTGATGTTTCTCCTGGATCTAAGCTTGACCATCCAAGAAGCAAGGCATCATAGTTATTACGAGATAGTTTCCCTCCTGAAAGAAAATTTCCAGCCAATGTTGCTGATGAAATATCCCAACTGCCAATATTTTGATTGAATTTAGTGGCATTTTGAAACATAGTCGATATATTATTTACCCTTTTCATATTCCAGTTTCCAATATTTTGATTAAAGGCAGTGGCCCCATTAAACATACTAGACATATTAACCGTTTTTGCAAGGTCTGACGTGAAATTCCAGTTGCTTATGTTACCGTTAAAAGCCGTATTCCCTTCAAACATCCTACTTGGATTTACTAAATTAGAAACATCCCAAAAGTTTAAATTTTGATTAAAATTATTGGCAAGATAAAACATCAAAACGGTGGTTGTTACCTTAGACACATCCCAACTATTGATATCCTGATTGAACAAAATTGCCTGTCGGAACATTTCCTGCATATTTGTTACACTCCCTGTTTTTGTACCCCAACCATTCAGGGGTTGATTGAAAACTGATGCGTATGCAAACATGTTAGCCATGTTTGTTACCTTAATAACATTCCACCCACTTATATTTTGATTGAATTTTGTATTAGATAGAAACATACTTGCCATAGTAGTAACATTGCCTACATTCCAAATACCAATATTTTGGTTAAAAGAATTGGCAGATTGAAACATATTGGCCATGGTGGTAACATTGCTAACATTCCAACCACTTATATCTTGGTTAAAATTAGAGGCTGCGTTAAACATACTTGACATAGTAGTCACATTAGAAACATTCCAAACTCCAATATTTTGGTTAAAGTTTGTAGCATTTTGAAACATTCCTAACATATTGGTAACATTGGAAACATTCCAGTTTGTTATATTACCGTTAAAAGCATTTGCTGAAAAAAACATAAATTGCATATTAACGACACTTGATACATTCCAAGAACTTAAATCTTGGTTAAAATTTGTAGCTCCGTAAAACATCGCAAACATTGTAGTCACTTTGGATACATCCCAACTACTCAAATCTTGATTGAATAATGCAGCACCTCTGAACATCTCATGCATAGTAGTTACCTTACTTGTCTTACTACCCCAAGCGTTAAGAGGTTGATTATAAGTAGGACTGTACGCAAACATAAAAGACATATTTGTCACATTAGAAACGTCCCACCCACTGATATCCTGATTGAACGCATTTATAGATTTGAACATATCCTTCATGTTAGTCACTCTTTCTACATTCCAACTTGAAATGTAGAAAGAGTGACTAACATGACCAAAACATGCCTTCAAAAGTGATTGATTTAGTTACATCTGTTGTAAAAACCCAATTATTCATTGACCCTCCAGGGTTTGTCAAATTGGTACATCCATAAAACATGCTAAAAAAAC includes the following:
- a CDS encoding tRNA-dihydrouridine synthase, with product MDHTLLSSPLQGFTDFRFRNAQNKYFGGIDTFYSPYIRLNGKLVIKPSYQRDILPENNIGLEVIPQIITNDADEFLFVAKYVQELGYKELNWNLGCPYPMVTKCGMGSGLISNTEKINQILDKVHSESDIIVSMKMRLGYENCEEILKTLPIIESYPVKNVAIHARIGKQLYKGGVNLDAFQECVENTKLKLYYNGDITTVTKFNEMQERFPTIDHWMIGRGLIADPFLPSMIKNNTSEYPSNKMELFSAFHETLYEGYSESLSGSTHILLKMHHLWEYFSAIFSNPHKVAKNIKKAKSIRNYEATVKEIIKAG
- a CDS encoding BspA family leucine-rich repeat surface protein — its product is MFKSINAFNQDISGWDVSNVTNMSFMFAYSPTYNQPLNAWGSKTSKVTTMHEMFRGAALFNQDLSSWDVSKVTTMFAMFYGATNFNQDLSSWNVSSVVNMQFMFFSANAFNGNITNWNVSNVTNMLGMFQNATNFNQNIGVWNVSNVTTMSSMFNAASNFNQDISGWNVSNVTTMANMFQSANSFNQNIGIWNVGNVTTMASMFLSNTKFNQNISGWNVIKVTNMANMFAYASVFNQPLNGWGTKTGSVTNMQEMFRQAILFNQDINSWDVSKVTTTVLMFYLANNFNQNLNFWDVSNLVNPSRMFEGNTAFNGNISNWNFTSDLAKTVNMSSMFNGATAFNQNIGNWNMKRVNNISTMFQNATKFNQNIGSWDISSATLAGNFLSGGKLSRNNYDALLLGWSSLDPGETSIPSSLTIHFGTSKYSNEPNIVAARAYLTDTKGWTITDGDMESDLTAPIITTRALASNNSTFSVTFSKRVYNTAFGTGNLTVSSFAFSLTGGVATLSSTTPISLSTTDNITFTLGIGFSVPANGTETITISPVVASIFDFAGNEATVVQSNNTANLYDLTPAIITGPSSSTGSTSSISLPENKTPVFTFTANEAVTWSLGTSGDWNKFSINSSGIVSFISAPDFETPNSINSSNIYVLDVKATDATGNISTQNLTITVTDVAPATLSNFNSIVKTSFESPFNLTAPTTNSTGAIIYTSSNPSVATISGTTVNYVGSGVSTITASQAYDEDYDNQIISAILTITSVSVVTKNGQITGTNPTFVNKNGAINTNFGINKNGESKQINSSDLAPGIFLHLDASNITSYSGSGTAWNDLSGNGNNGTLKNGVSYSSSNNGFLIFDGTNDYVVTDTNLDLSSTDKLTIQLILKTASTATAMVLEHSVDWNSNNAFGILSTSNKMQITDHNQNYNVYNSVAAINDNNWHLLSTTMDRSLGANDQSLIYIDGNAPNKVNVPGLNSDNNGNFTSHKLYLSSRAGSAHFYSGNIAQVLIYKRVLTADEILQNFNAVKIKYGL